In Ferribacterium limneticum, a genomic segment contains:
- a CDS encoding anti-sigma factor family protein, translated as MSPLNITEDDLHAYVDGALTPARRAEIEAYLVLYPEDAERVRAYRAQNEALKALFNPVLVEPLPDHLQALTVQPVNATVNRKKWPNLKSWPLQQIAAGVVVATLGGVAGWLGHGQYQSAEHMAQVVVPLSRQAAVAHVVYSPDARRPVEVTADQEEALVKWLSKRLGTPVSPPKLGALGYELVGGRLLPGNAGPVAQFMYQEATGQRMTLYVTTENATQPETGFRFAREGQVNVFYWVDGKFGYALSASTAKGELAKVATAVYDQLEAKK; from the coding sequence ATGAGCCCGCTCAATATCACCGAAGACGACCTGCACGCCTACGTCGACGGCGCCTTGACGCCAGCGCGGCGGGCCGAGATCGAAGCTTATCTGGTTCTCTATCCCGAGGACGCCGAACGCGTTCGCGCCTATCGCGCCCAGAACGAGGCGCTCAAGGCGTTGTTCAATCCGGTGCTGGTCGAGCCTTTGCCGGACCATTTGCAGGCGCTGACCGTGCAACCGGTGAATGCCACGGTCAACCGGAAAAAATGGCCAAATTTGAAATCCTGGCCGCTGCAGCAGATAGCCGCCGGTGTGGTTGTCGCCACGCTCGGCGGTGTCGCTGGTTGGCTGGGGCATGGTCAGTACCAGAGCGCCGAACACATGGCGCAGGTCGTCGTGCCGCTATCCCGACAGGCCGCCGTCGCCCACGTGGTTTACAGCCCCGATGCGCGCCGCCCCGTTGAGGTCACGGCCGATCAGGAGGAGGCGCTGGTCAAATGGTTGTCCAAACGTCTCGGTACCCCGGTCAGTCCGCCCAAACTCGGCGCCCTCGGTTACGAACTGGTTGGCGGCCGTCTGCTCCCCGGCAATGCCGGCCCGGTCGCCCAGTTCATGTATCAGGAGGCCACCGGCCAGCGCATGACGCTGTACGTGACGACCGAAAATGCAACCCAGCCCGAAACCGGCTTCCGTTTCGCCCGCGAAGGGCAGGTCAACGTTTTCTACTGGGTCGATGGTAAATTCGGCTACGCCCTGTCGGCGAGCACCGCCAAGGGCGAACTGGCCAAAGTGGCGACGGCGGTTTACGACCAACTCGAAGCAAAAAAATGA
- a CDS encoding RNA polymerase sigma factor: MLGDRAAADDLVQDTLERAWNRFAQWRAGSDLRAWLFGIMHNLRVDQLRCGSLPTHSLDDDACEVPTRATQNDRLEVMDIESALRQLPDDQREVLLLVGLEEMTYAEIAAALGIPIGTVMSRLSRGRERLRQIMEGRQSGANLRVVR; encoded by the coding sequence ATGCTGGGCGACCGCGCGGCGGCGGACGACCTCGTGCAGGACACCCTTGAACGCGCCTGGAACCGCTTTGCTCAATGGCGGGCGGGCAGCGATTTGCGGGCCTGGCTGTTCGGCATCATGCACAACCTGCGCGTAGACCAACTGCGGTGCGGCAGCTTGCCGACCCATTCGCTCGACGACGATGCCTGCGAGGTGCCGACGCGCGCTACCCAAAACGACCGGCTCGAAGTGATGGATATCGAGTCCGCCCTCCGCCAATTGCCGGACGACCAGCGTGAAGTGCTGTTGCTCGTCGGGCTGGAGGAAATGACTTATGCCGAAATCGCCGCAGCGCTGGGCATTCCGATCGGCACCGTGATGTCCCGCCTGTCGCGTGGACGCGAACGCTTGCGCCAGATCATGGAAGGCCGGCAGTCTGGCGCCAATTTGAGGGTTGTACGATGA
- the dnaG gene encoding DNA primase, protein MIPDSFIQDLLARVDIVDLVDSYVPLKKAGANYAACCPFHNEKSPSFTVSPTKQFYHCFGCGAHGTAISFVMEYQGLGFVDAVKDLATRAGMQVPESEGRSFKDEKPGQTRTLIEIMARAAQYYKDQLKQSPKAIEYCKKRGLTGEIAARFGMGYAPDGWQNLQGVFPDYNADELKVAGLVIENESGRRYDRFRDRLMIPIINPKGEIIAFGGRIIDQGEPKYLNSPETPLFEKGRELFGLPQARQTLRETDTAIVTEGYMDVIALAQNGVGNAVATLGTATTATHVTKLLRQVDRIVFCFDGDNAGRKAAWRALENSLEALADNKRLAFIFLPQEHDPDSYIREFGKEQFDRQVIQAMPLSDFLLRELAQRCDLTSSEGKAQLIYEAKPLLLKLPTPLLRLQLVKRLAEASGFAQGEVERLCELKSYTPSAPPKAKRTAPSLTRNLLRIVLHKPQLASQLPIDLLPDTPERAALIRLHDLVSANDDASSYAGIREQLRGQPEESMIENAASELLGQPFDEDEADEEFRDTLDKLQEGGQKRAFAELQAKAHQFGVAGLSAAEKMAYIQLLSKQANRS, encoded by the coding sequence GTGATTCCGGATTCTTTTATCCAGGATCTGCTGGCCCGGGTCGACATCGTCGACCTGGTGGACAGCTACGTACCACTCAAGAAAGCGGGTGCCAATTACGCCGCCTGCTGCCCTTTCCACAATGAAAAATCGCCGTCCTTCACGGTCAGCCCGACCAAGCAGTTCTACCATTGCTTCGGCTGCGGCGCCCACGGCACGGCAATCAGCTTCGTCATGGAATACCAGGGCCTCGGCTTCGTCGATGCCGTCAAGGATCTCGCCACTCGCGCCGGCATGCAGGTGCCGGAAAGCGAAGGGCGCAGCTTCAAGGACGAAAAGCCCGGCCAGACGCGAACGCTGATCGAGATCATGGCGCGCGCCGCGCAGTACTACAAAGACCAGCTCAAGCAGTCACCGAAAGCCATCGAATATTGCAAGAAACGCGGCTTGACCGGAGAAATCGCCGCCCGCTTCGGCATGGGCTACGCGCCGGATGGCTGGCAGAATCTGCAGGGAGTTTTCCCCGACTACAACGCTGACGAACTGAAGGTCGCCGGACTGGTCATCGAAAACGAGTCCGGCCGCCGCTACGACCGTTTCCGCGACCGCCTGATGATTCCAATCATCAATCCCAAGGGCGAGATCATCGCCTTCGGCGGCCGTATCATCGACCAGGGCGAACCGAAATACCTCAATTCGCCGGAAACACCGCTCTTCGAAAAGGGCCGCGAACTGTTCGGTCTGCCGCAAGCCCGTCAGACCCTGCGCGAAACCGACACCGCCATCGTCACCGAAGGCTACATGGACGTCATCGCGCTGGCCCAGAACGGCGTCGGCAACGCCGTCGCCACACTCGGCACGGCCACAACCGCCACCCACGTCACCAAGCTGCTACGCCAGGTCGACCGCATCGTTTTCTGTTTCGACGGCGACAACGCCGGGCGTAAAGCGGCGTGGCGGGCCCTGGAAAACTCGCTAGAAGCACTGGCCGACAACAAGCGTCTGGCCTTCATCTTCCTGCCCCAGGAACATGACCCGGACAGCTACATCCGCGAATTCGGCAAGGAACAGTTCGACCGGCAAGTCATCCAGGCCATGCCGCTCTCCGACTTCCTGCTGCGCGAACTGGCCCAGCGCTGCGACCTGACCAGCTCTGAAGGCAAGGCGCAACTGATCTACGAAGCCAAGCCGCTGCTGCTCAAACTGCCGACGCCGTTGCTGCGCCTGCAGTTAGTCAAGCGCTTGGCCGAAGCCAGCGGCTTTGCCCAGGGTGAAGTCGAGCGCCTGTGCGAACTCAAATCCTACACGCCGTCCGCCCCGCCCAAGGCCAAGCGGACCGCGCCGTCGCTGACCCGCAACCTGCTGCGCATCGTGTTGCACAAGCCGCAACTGGCCAGCCAGCTGCCGATCGATCTTCTGCCCGACACCCCTGAGCGCGCCGCGCTGATTCGCCTGCACGACCTGGTCAGCGCCAACGATGATGCCAGCAGCTACGCCGGGATACGTGAGCAATTGCGTGGCCAACCGGAGGAAAGCATGATCGAAAACGCCGCATCGGAACTTCTCGGCCAGCCGTTTGACGAAGATGAAGCAGACGAAGAGTTTCGCGACACCCTCGACAAGTTGCAGGAAGGCGGCCAGAAACGTGCTTTTGCCGAATTGCAGGCGAAAGCCCATCAATTTGGCGTGGCCGGACTCAGCGCTGCGGAAAAAATGGCTTACATACAACTGCTCAGCAAGCAAGCAAATCGCAGCTAA
- a CDS encoding transcriptional regulator codes for MNTESILTHLKKHGQLLDADIAKGTGIALSDVRTSILELSAQKAISVCSMTTFKNGTPTEGMFCRVSGYMPSAAPGRKPGVKT; via the coding sequence ATGAATACAGAATCCATCCTCACGCACCTCAAGAAGCACGGCCAATTGCTCGATGCTGATATTGCGAAAGGCACAGGCATTGCGTTGTCGGATGTTCGTACATCGATCCTCGAACTGTCCGCTCAAAAAGCCATTTCGGTATGCAGCATGACGACGTTCAAGAACGGCACGCCGACCGAAGGCATGTTCTGCCGCGTTTCCGGCTACATGCCGTCAGCCGCTCCGGGCCGCAAGCCGGGCGTCAAGACCTAA
- the arfB gene encoding alternative ribosome rescue aminoacyl-tRNA hydrolase ArfB — MNALVLNESEVEFTAIRAQGAGGQNVNKVSNAVHLRFDIAASSLPGEIKEKLRAMRDQRISSDGIVVIKAQKHRSLERNREDGLVRLRELIAAAAFVPVVRRPTKPSRSAQRKRIESKIKRGQVKLQRGRVSE, encoded by the coding sequence ATGAACGCCCTTGTTTTGAACGAAAGCGAAGTTGAATTCACCGCCATCCGCGCTCAAGGCGCGGGCGGGCAGAACGTCAACAAGGTGTCGAACGCCGTGCATTTGCGCTTTGATATCGCAGCCTCCAGCCTGCCCGGTGAAATCAAGGAAAAGCTGCGGGCCATGCGCGATCAGCGGATCAGTAGCGATGGCATCGTCGTCATCAAGGCACAAAAGCATCGCAGCCTTGAGCGCAACCGCGAAGACGGGCTGGTTCGCTTGCGCGAACTGATTGCCGCGGCGGCCTTTGTGCCGGTTGTCCGGCGGCCAACCAAGCCCAGCCGAAGCGCACAGCGCAAGCGCATCGAGAGCAAAATAAAACGCGGCCAGGTCAAACTACAGCGCGGCCGCGTTAGTGAATAG
- a CDS encoding COG4315 family predicted lipoprotein — protein MKTKNLLLTLLMSATLAACSGVGTRAAAPAMVSDGMLTGSNGMTLYVFDKDAAGSGKSMCNGPCAANWPPLMAMDGDMASGDYSVVTRDDGKKQWAFKGKPLYFWAKDQKAGDKTGDGFNNVWHVAKP, from the coding sequence ATGAAAACGAAAAACCTGCTTCTCACGCTGCTCATGTCGGCCACGCTGGCGGCTTGTTCAGGTGTCGGTACGCGTGCCGCTGCGCCGGCCATGGTGTCGGATGGCATGCTGACCGGCAGCAATGGCATGACGCTTTATGTCTTCGACAAGGATGCCGCCGGCAGCGGCAAGAGCATGTGCAACGGCCCGTGCGCCGCCAACTGGCCGCCGCTGATGGCCATGGATGGCGACATGGCGAGTGGCGACTACAGTGTTGTCACCCGCGACGATGGCAAGAAACAATGGGCCTTCAAGGGCAAGCCACTGTATTTCTGGGCCAAGGACCAGAAGGCCGGTGACAAGACCGGTGACGGCTTCAACAACGTTTGGCACGTAGCTAAACCTTAA
- a CDS encoding MgtC/SapB family protein translates to MHALSVEALSSYWSANEIATNIIVFMNLVGALLLGFILGYERSYHGRAAGMRTYGLVCVASCACTVIAGYPGSWYGGAALLQAGGAAVPMPDPTRVIQGIVTGVGFLGAGVIMKEGLNISGLTTAASIWSASVIGILVGIGFYGAAILLTLLSAACMLYVSKLEAWLPSRHAISVSLRFLPEFMPQEVYIRKALLDMGYEVAGGSFSVGYHGRAQEWRFVAVALGQGIGKPLAEMPVKLIGLDGVDSFNVAHARN, encoded by the coding sequence ATGCACGCCCTTTCAGTTGAAGCGCTGTCCAGTTACTGGTCGGCCAACGAAATTGCCACCAACATCATCGTCTTCATGAACCTGGTCGGCGCCCTGCTGCTCGGCTTCATCCTTGGCTACGAACGCTCCTACCACGGCCGTGCCGCCGGCATGCGGACCTACGGACTGGTTTGCGTCGCCTCCTGCGCCTGCACGGTCATTGCCGGTTACCCCGGTTCCTGGTACGGCGGCGCCGCGCTGCTCCAGGCCGGTGGTGCCGCCGTTCCCATGCCGGATCCGACGCGGGTCATCCAGGGTATCGTCACCGGTGTCGGCTTCCTCGGCGCCGGTGTCATCATGAAGGAAGGCCTCAACATCAGCGGCCTGACCACCGCCGCCTCGATCTGGTCGGCATCGGTCATCGGCATCCTGGTCGGTATCGGTTTCTACGGCGCCGCCATCCTGCTCACGCTGCTCTCGGCCGCTTGCATGCTCTATGTTTCCAAGCTCGAAGCCTGGCTACCATCGCGCCACGCCATCTCGGTCAGCCTGCGTTTCTTGCCTGAATTCATGCCACAGGAAGTCTACATCCGGAAAGCCCTGCTCGATATGGGCTACGAAGTGGCCGGTGGCTCGTTTTCCGTTGGCTACCATGGCCGCGCCCAGGAATGGCGTTTTGTCGCGGTGGCCCTCGGCCAGGGCATCGGCAAACCACTCGCCGAAATGCCCGTCAAGCTGATCGGACTCGACGGCGTCGACAGCTTCAACGTCGCCCACGCCCGGAATTAA
- the tsaD gene encoding tRNA (adenosine(37)-N6)-threonylcarbamoyltransferase complex transferase subunit TsaD: MLVLGIESSCDETGIALYDSAAGLLSHALHSQVAMHAEYGGVVPELASRDHIRRVVPLLREALAQGNRSLDEVDAVAYTRGPGLAGALLVGCAFAEALALAIDKPTIPVHHLEGHLLSPLLSATPPTFPFVALLVSGGHTQLMRVTGVGEYELLGETLDDAAGEAFDKSAKLLGLPYPGGALLSKLAESGTPGVYELPRPMLHSGDLSFSFSGLKTAVLTLVREHAEDMSEPFKADAARAFQEAIVEVLVKKSLKAMKQTGLKQLVVAGGVGANKQLRATLDDEARRKRFSVYYPELEFCTDNGAMIALAGCLRLQAGTPAKAAGSFAIQPRWPLSDLIG; the protein is encoded by the coding sequence ATGCTAGTTCTTGGTATTGAATCTTCCTGCGACGAAACCGGTATTGCGCTCTACGACAGCGCAGCCGGCCTCCTGTCGCATGCGCTCCACTCGCAAGTGGCGATGCACGCCGAGTACGGTGGTGTCGTTCCCGAACTGGCTTCGCGCGATCACATCCGGCGCGTCGTGCCCTTGCTGCGTGAGGCGCTGGCGCAGGGCAATCGCTCGCTCGACGAGGTCGATGCCGTGGCCTACACGCGCGGTCCGGGGCTGGCCGGGGCGCTGCTCGTTGGTTGCGCCTTTGCCGAAGCGTTGGCGCTGGCCATCGACAAGCCGACCATTCCGGTGCATCACCTCGAAGGGCATTTGTTGTCGCCGCTGTTGTCGGCCACGCCGCCGACCTTTCCGTTTGTCGCCTTGCTGGTCTCTGGCGGTCACACGCAATTGATGCGGGTGACCGGCGTCGGCGAGTACGAACTGCTCGGCGAGACGCTGGATGATGCGGCCGGCGAGGCTTTCGACAAGAGCGCGAAGCTGCTCGGCCTGCCCTATCCGGGTGGTGCCTTGCTGTCGAAGCTGGCTGAGTCGGGCACGCCGGGGGTTTATGAATTGCCGCGGCCGATGCTGCATTCGGGTGATCTGAGTTTCAGTTTTTCCGGGCTCAAGACGGCGGTGCTGACGCTGGTGCGTGAGCACGCCGAGGACATGAGTGAGCCTTTCAAGGCTGATGCGGCGCGGGCTTTTCAGGAGGCCATTGTCGAGGTGCTGGTCAAGAAATCGCTCAAGGCGATGAAGCAGACCGGCCTCAAGCAGTTGGTGGTGGCCGGTGGCGTTGGCGCCAACAAGCAGTTGCGGGCGACGCTCGACGACGAGGCACGGCGCAAGCGGTTCAGCGTTTATTACCCGGAGCTGGAGTTCTGTACCGATAACGGCGCGATGATCGCGCTGGCCGGTTGCCTGCGCCTGCAGGCCGGAACGCCGGCCAAGGCGGCGGGCAGTTTTGCCATTCAGCCGCGCTGGCCGTTGAGCGATTTGATCGGTTAA
- the rpsU gene encoding 30S ribosomal protein S21 — translation MPNVRVKENEPFEVAIRRFKRTVEKTGLLTELRAREFYEKPTAERKRKAAAAVKRQHKRLRSLTLPPKLF, via the coding sequence ATGCCAAACGTTCGTGTCAAGGAAAATGAGCCGTTCGAAGTTGCGATCCGCCGCTTCAAGCGCACCGTCGAAAAAACGGGTCTGCTGACCGAGCTGCGCGCCCGTGAGTTTTACGAAAAGCCCACCGCCGAGCGCAAGCGTAAGGCTGCCGCTGCTGTCAAACGCCAGCACAAGCGCCTCCGTAGCCTGACCCTGCCGCCGAAACTTTTCTAA
- the tpx gene encoding thiol peroxidase, translating into MTQSVTLGGNAITVAGKFPQKGDTAPAFSLVAKDLSDVALASFAGTRKILNIFPSIDTPTCATSVRQFNTKASGLPNAVVLCISADLPFAQARFCGAEGLDNVVNLSTLRGREFIEAYGVAITSGPLAGLTARAVVVLDENDKVIHSELVSEIKNEPDYAAALSAL; encoded by the coding sequence ATGACCCAAAGCGTCACCCTCGGCGGCAACGCCATCACCGTCGCCGGCAAATTCCCGCAAAAGGGCGACACGGCCCCCGCCTTTTCGCTGGTCGCCAAGGATCTGTCCGACGTCGCCCTCGCCAGCTTCGCCGGCACACGCAAGATCCTCAACATTTTCCCGAGCATCGACACGCCGACCTGCGCCACATCTGTCCGCCAGTTCAACACCAAGGCGAGCGGATTGCCGAACGCCGTCGTCCTGTGCATCTCGGCCGACCTGCCCTTCGCCCAGGCCCGCTTTTGCGGCGCAGAAGGTCTCGATAACGTCGTCAACCTGTCCACCCTGCGCGGCCGCGAGTTCATCGAAGCCTACGGCGTCGCCATCACCAGCGGCCCGCTGGCCGGGCTGACCGCCCGCGCCGTCGTCGTCCTCGACGAAAACGACAAGGTCATCCACAGTGAACTGGTCAGCGAAATCAAGAACGAACCCGACTACGCCGCAGCTCTGTCCGCCCTCTGA
- a CDS encoding GatB/YqeY domain-containing protein, whose amino-acid sequence MSLKARITEDMKSAMKAKETAKLSAIRLLLAALKQKEVDERIELDDTAVVAIIEKLTKQRKDSVTQYEAAGRQELADAEKFEIAVLAVYLPEKMSTEETAAAVAAAVAATGAKGPADMGKLMAVLKPQLAGKADMAEVSKLVKAALAG is encoded by the coding sequence ATGAGTTTGAAAGCACGCATCACCGAAGACATGAAGTCGGCCATGAAGGCCAAGGAAACGGCCAAGCTGAGCGCGATTCGTCTGCTGCTCGCCGCCCTCAAGCAAAAGGAAGTCGACGAGCGCATTGAACTCGATGACACCGCCGTCGTCGCCATCATCGAAAAGCTGACCAAGCAGCGCAAGGACAGCGTCACCCAGTACGAAGCTGCCGGTCGCCAGGAACTGGCCGACGCCGAAAAATTTGAAATCGCCGTCCTCGCTGTCTATCTGCCGGAAAAAATGAGCACCGAGGAAACCGCCGCGGCGGTCGCCGCCGCTGTTGCTGCCACTGGCGCCAAAGGCCCGGCCGACATGGGCAAGCTGATGGCAGTGCTCAAGCCGCAACTGGCCGGCAAGGCCGACATGGCCGAGGTTTCGAAACTGGTCAAAGCGGCGCTAGCCGGTTAA
- the rpoD gene encoding RNA polymerase sigma factor RpoD, producing the protein MAKAKDPVKEAPKARISKAKEKAAEKALLQGQMAEAPEPLDAEARKTRLKTLIKLGKERGYLTYAEINDHLPDDVVDAESIEAIISTFSEMSIQVFDEAPAAEDLLMSDTAAVAADDEEVEAQAEQALSTVDSEFGRTTDPVRMYMREMGTVELLTREGEIEIAKRIEEGLKHMIQAISACPTTITDILDMAAKVENDEMRIDELVDGLIDPNATEEVAAAPEMPEAEEEETDDEDEDGDGGAAGAASASLLQLKTDALERFKAIKSVHAKMQKLLSSKGPHDKAYLKLQQQISDELLNIRFTSRSIERLCDSVRGMVEQIRGSERKIQQICVDRVKMPRPHFIQTFPGKETTLEWVDAEIAAAPKTYLAILTRCAPDIKEEQKKLIALQDRIGIPLKDLKDINKQMSTGEAKARRAKREMTEANLRLVISIAKKYTNRGLQFLDLIQEGNIGLMKAVDKFEYRRGYKFSTYATWWIRQAITRSIADQARTIRIPVHMIETINKMNRISRQILQETGAEPDPATLAKKMDMPEDKIRKIMKISKEPISMETPIGDDDDSHLGDFIEDQLTLAPADAAMYSSLRGVTKEILDTLTTREAKVLRMRFGIEMNTDHTLEEVGKQFDVTRERIRQIEAKALRKLRHPTRSDKLRSFLDQNGN; encoded by the coding sequence ATGGCTAAGGCAAAAGACCCCGTTAAGGAAGCCCCGAAGGCTCGCATCAGCAAGGCCAAGGAGAAGGCAGCCGAGAAGGCGCTGCTGCAAGGCCAGATGGCTGAAGCCCCCGAACCGCTCGACGCCGAAGCGCGCAAGACGCGCCTCAAGACGCTGATCAAGCTCGGCAAGGAGCGCGGCTACCTGACCTACGCCGAGATCAACGACCACCTGCCGGACGACGTGGTCGACGCCGAAAGTATCGAAGCGATCATTTCGACCTTCAGCGAAATGAGCATCCAGGTTTTCGACGAAGCCCCGGCTGCCGAAGACCTGCTGATGTCGGACACCGCTGCCGTTGCTGCCGATGACGAAGAAGTCGAAGCGCAAGCTGAACAGGCGTTGTCCACCGTCGATTCCGAATTCGGCCGCACCACCGACCCGGTCCGCATGTACATGCGCGAGATGGGCACGGTTGAACTCCTCACCCGCGAAGGCGAAATCGAGATCGCCAAGCGCATCGAGGAAGGCCTCAAGCACATGATCCAGGCGATTTCCGCCTGCCCGACCACGATTACCGACATTCTCGACATGGCCGCCAAGGTCGAGAACGACGAGATGCGCATCGACGAACTGGTCGATGGCCTGATCGACCCGAACGCCACCGAAGAAGTCGCCGCAGCTCCCGAAATGCCCGAAGCCGAAGAAGAGGAAACGGACGACGAGGATGAGGACGGCGACGGAGGTGCCGCTGGCGCTGCTTCCGCCTCGCTGCTGCAACTCAAGACCGATGCCCTGGAGCGTTTCAAGGCCATCAAGAGCGTGCATGCCAAGATGCAGAAGCTGCTGTCGAGCAAGGGCCCGCATGACAAGGCCTACCTCAAACTGCAACAGCAGATTTCCGATGAACTGCTCAACATCCGCTTCACCTCGCGCTCGATCGAACGCCTGTGCGACAGCGTGCGCGGCATGGTCGAACAGATTCGCGGCTCCGAGCGCAAGATTCAGCAAATCTGCGTCGACCGCGTCAAGATGCCACGTCCGCACTTTATCCAGACCTTCCCGGGCAAGGAAACGACGCTGGAGTGGGTGGACGCCGAAATCGCCGCCGCCCCCAAGACCTACCTGGCCATCCTGACGCGCTGTGCACCGGACATCAAGGAAGAGCAGAAGAAGCTGATCGCCCTCCAGGATCGCATCGGCATTCCGCTCAAGGACCTCAAGGACATCAACAAGCAGATGTCCACCGGTGAAGCCAAGGCCCGTCGCGCCAAGCGCGAAATGACCGAGGCCAACCTGCGTCTGGTCATCTCGATTGCCAAGAAATACACCAACCGCGGCCTGCAGTTCCTCGACCTCATCCAGGAAGGCAACATCGGCCTCATGAAGGCCGTGGACAAGTTCGAATACCGTCGCGGCTACAAGTTCTCGACCTACGCCACGTGGTGGATCCGTCAGGCCATCACGCGCTCCATCGCCGACCAGGCGCGGACCATCCGCATCCCGGTGCACATGATCGAAACGATCAACAAGATGAACCGGATCAGCCGCCAGATCCTGCAGGAAACGGGTGCCGAACCCGATCCGGCAACGCTGGCCAAGAAGATGGACATGCCGGAAGACAAGATCCGCAAGATCATGAAGATTTCCAAGGAGCCGATCTCCATGGAAACCCCGATCGGCGACGACGACGACTCGCATCTTGGCGATTTCATCGAAGATCAGCTGACCCTGGCGCCGGCCGATGCAGCCATGTACTCCAGCCTGCGCGGCGTCACCAAGGAAATCCTCGACACGCTGACGACGAGGGAGGCCAAGGTCCTGCGCATGCGCTTCGGTATCGAAATGAACACCGACCACACGCTGGAAGAAGTCGGCAAACAGTTCGACGTCACCCGCGAGCGTATCCGCCAAATTGAAGCCAAGGCGCTGCGCAAGCTGCGTCACCCAACCCGCTCCGACAAGCTGCGCAGCTTCCTGGACCAAAACGGCAACTAA